AAAAAGATTTATTTTTGCATACTATCAATCCTTTCCAATTCTAAGAGGATAGACTAAAACCGCTAGCTATTCGACGACAGTCTCTAAAAACGGCATCTGTATTTCGCTTAAAAAGAAGAATGGAAAAGCAAATTGACTTAAAAAGATTTTCGGCAAATGCAGCGTCAGCTAGAATATCTGTTTAATCTGATATTGGAGTTTTTTGCTCTTTCGGCTGCTGTCACGTCAGTCCAAAGGCTAAAAAACTCCAACTCTGGTGTTTATGCCTAAAGAGGAACGACTATGATCGGACGTAATGACCCCTGTTGGTGCGGAAGCGGGCAAAAATGGAAAAAATGCCATTTTCCTCAACCGGATCCCAAAGCAAAATTATCTTCCCTATCGAGTGATATTCGCAGCGAATATTTCAAAAAATATCGCATTTTAATCAAAGACAAAAAGCAAATCGATGGAATCCGGGCGTCCTGTCAGCTAGCCTCACGCATCCTGGATGCGACCTGTGCGCTGGCAAAAGAAGGAGTGACAACCCTCGAACTAAATGACTACGCTCATCGTTTGCATCAAGAAGCAGGCGCTATTCCAGCTCCTTTGCACTATGGGCATCCTCCTTTTCCCAAAAGCATTTGTACGTCTTTAAATGACGTGATCTGTCATGGTATTCCCGATTCTACGCCTCTCAAGGAAGGCGATATTCTAAATATCGATATTACTTGCATTTTGAACGGCTACTATGGAGACTGCAGCCGGATGGTCACCATTGGCCGCATCAGTGAAGAAAAGCAATTAGTTGTAGATGTCTCTTATGAATGTTTAATGCGCGCCATTTCCCTCTTAAAGCCCGGCATTCCCCTGTTTCAAATTGGAGAAGTCATTGAAACTTATGCCCATTCCAAAGGGTGTTCCGTTGTCAATCAATTCGTCGGTCATGGTGTAGGAGTGGAATTTCATGAAGGCCCGCAAGTCCCCCATCACCGCAATTCAAACTCTCTTCTTCTGGTACCCGGCATGACTTTTACGATTGAGCCCATGATTAATGCAGGCGTACGCGACGCGGTCATTGATCCCTATGATCATTGGACTGCACGCACAAAAGATGGAAAGCCCAGTGCGCAATGGGAACATACGCTTTTAATCACAGAAGAGGGATATGAAATCCTGACTGCCTGGAAGCGCTAGCGCTCTAATCCCGTCCTTTCCTTCAAAAGGGGATTTTCTCGTCAATTGGCCCTGAACCCTATTCGAATTTCCCCTTAGAAGGTCTATTAACCCGAGTTTGGAGTTTTCCTTTGGATGGGAAAGCTCTTGCCATTTTCCATCTCCGAGGCTTTGACGCAATTGAAAGGGCAAAAAAAACTTCAAACTCAGGTTATTAAGGCTGCTAATGGCCCAGACTCGCATGCTTTTCCTTATGAGCCGACGTGAGATAGCGGTTCATTGGCTAATGGATGAGGCGGACGCAAAAACTAAGCCGATGTTTTTTTTTGCAATAATGCTTCTACCAAGCTTTGCAGCCCTTCTAATTCCTCTTCATATTCTTTGCGTATTGTCTCGTGTTCGCAGCTTAAGCGATTCAGTTCTTTCTGCCATAATAATTCAGAATCGGAAGTAGCAAAAAACTCCAATTCTTCCCATTCCTTTTGAAGGGCAAGCAATTGCTCTTGCGCTTTAAAGAGCTCTTTGCGCGTTTCATCCAACGTTTGAGACTTTTCTCCAAACTGCTCTTTTAGTTGATTGTACATTCCTTCGAGGCGGCGCGTATTGACTGCCTGCGCTTGGACATCCTCGGGCTGAACAGAAGGTGCCGGCTGTTTTCGGCTCTCTTCAAGCTGCATTTTTATATGCGTCAGCTCTTTTTCCATCTGCAGCTTGTCTTGCTCGTTGGCCGCTAGTTGATTTTCGATCTCTTGATAGCGCGCGATTTTTGCTTCTAAATTGGCTTTTAATTCTTCCGCATGTTGCGCCATGTGCTGGATCTCTTGGCGGCTTCTATACAAGGCCTTTTCTTGCTGGCCAATTTCATTTCTTGCTTGTATGAGCTCTTCACTCGCCTGATCTAGCTGTTTTTTCCATAGCTGGGCTTGCTCCAATTGCTTTTGCTGCCCTTCAAGATCTGCTTTTGCTTTCTCTATCTGCTGCTGGGCCTCTCTTAATCGATCATCTCTTCTTGCCAATTCCTCTTCTTTTTGCTGAAGCATGGCTTTCGCCTGATCAAGCTCTTTGCAAACCTCTGTGCAGTTTTCCTTCCAAATTCCAGCCTGCTCAATCTGTTGCTGCTGCTTTTCAAGCTCTGTTCGTAGGTCTTTGATTTGCTGTTGAGAGTGTAGAAGCGCCAGGTCTTTATTAGAAATCTCTTCTCCGCGTTCAAGAAGAAGCGTTTGAGCTTGAGTCAATTTATCGGTTACGGCATCCAATTGCTTTTGCCATTTCAGCTGCTCATCATTTTGCCGTGCTGCTTGCGCTTGATAGTTTTGTATTTGATCAGAGGCACGCTTAAGCTGGCTATTGAGATCATCAAAAAGTTGTTTAAATGTTTTTTCGTCGTGAATCTGCTGCTTTTCCAATTCCTGCTTCTGTTGCAAAACAAGCCGAATTTCTTGATTTTTAGCTTCCAGATCTGCTTGAAGCTCTTCTATTTTAAGCATATGGCCTTGGATGGTAAGCTTATGCTGATTTTCTGTTTGCCGGGCATATTCATACTGCTGCTGAAGCCTTCCAAGCGAACTCTGCAAAAGGGTTTTCTCTTGCTCTAGAACCGCTAGCTTTTCTTGATGAGAATGTAAGAGAGAATGAAGATCGCCACTCTCTCGCTTATGCCTGCTTTGCTCGGCTAGAAATAATTTCTCTTTTTCTTGCATCTGCAAGCGATCCTGAAGCCACTTATCCTTTTCTTCCCTTGCATCCTTAAGCTCTTGCTTGATGCCTTCGATTTGATTGCGGGCGACTTCTGCCTGTGCTTTTAAGATTTCTTTATCTTGCTCCATTTTTGTCAATTCGTCCGAAAGGCGTTGAACCGCTTGTTCTGGATCTGAATTGACAAAAGCTTGAATGGTCATCTCGGTTTCTTCCAGCTTTTCATTAAGCTGAGCTAATTGCTGCTTCTTATAGAATAATTCTTGAAGCAGCAAATCATGCTGTGCCCGCAATTGCAGTAATTCATCTTTAGACAACTGGACAAGCTTATAAAATGTTTGTTTATCATCTTGTGTTTGAGCAAGATCTTGAGTGAGAGCAACCATGTGAGTCTGCAAACGGTCTTTTTCTAGATTCCATTCCTGCTCGGCAAGCTTCATTTTTTCATCTAAAAGCAAAAAATTATCCAACCGACTTTGAGATTCCAACTGAAGCTTCCCAACCAATCCTTCGACTTCCTCAAGGGATAACGTTAAAATAATAAAAGAGAAAGCCATAGCCAAAGCCATGCCTACATGCCAAAAGCGCTCATCTAACTCAATCGATTGATAGCCAATAAGGGCCAAAACAAACAGGCTCGTCAAAGCAGCAGCCATTCCCTTCATCTTCCATTTGACGCATAAGGGAATGCCGATAAGCGCACTTAAAGGAAAATACCAATGAGTAGACACTTTAAATAATAAAATGGCTATTGATAAAAGAATGAGAAACGGCCCTAGCAAAGACCAAAATTGTACTTGGTTTTCTGCTCTTTTTTCTAAAATATCCACAACATTATCCCCTTGAATCCATCCCTTTAATAAGAACAATACCGATAGGATAGATCCTTAATCCTTATCATTTCAATACGACAGTTTGCAAACTATTAGAACCACTATATAAAAAGAAAGGAAAAAACAGAATGAGGAACTGAACGTTGAGACCATTATTGTCTCAAAATTATAAAGAAACCTGCATGGATTAATAAAGTTATTTGATAAAGTTAAAGTCTATACAAAGGCGGACTACAATTGAGATGTTTGCAAATCGTCAAACTTAATTTTTATCAAAATCGAAATGATTAACTATCTATTCCCATTTTTTTAGGGACGCCTTAGGAAGAGGCAGTAAGGCTAGGCCATAAGGCCACTATCCCTTCTTCTCCAATCCAAATGGCTAAAGCTAATAATAGAAAGGATAAAACAGTGAGGGCATAAGCAAGCATAATAGCTAATCCATCTTCTTCTAAAATAGCTAATCCGAAAACTAGAATTGGCGAAGCAGTAAACATATTGCCTAGAGGAATAGGAATCGGCAAAGCCAGTAAGACGCTAAGTATGCTGATAACTAATCCATGCAAAATAGATAAGACGGGAGAGTTGACTAGCCACACCATCCTTGTAGAAACTAAGAACCGCAGTTTATTAATTAATGTTGTTGACAAAACAATAACTTTTTTTAAAAAAGAATAAGATAATTCTTTTTCTAATAACCAATTCGGAAGCCACATTTTCCGCCCTAAGCTCATGTGAAAACCAATCAGAGATAAGATCAACCCAAAAGCTGTTGAAACACCGGGGATGGGAATAGGTTGGCAGAAAGGAAGACTGAATATAATCAATAGAGCAGGCTGCCCCTTTCCTGAAAGAGCTCCTAAAAGGCTCTTTACTCGTATGTCACGCCCATTTGCTTGAGCCAATAAAGCATTTAAAGAACCAATCAAAGGATTCAAGGACTGCTCCATCTATCTAAGATCCACCACTTTTTATAGTTTGAAATTGATTTTTAAAATAGAGACATCATCGGCAAAAATATCTTTACCTTGAATCTGCTGGCTAGAATGGACCAGCCATTCCAATTCTTTTCCTTTAAAGGAGAGCGATTTAACAGCCAAATCAATAAACTCTTGCATTTCCAGCATTGCCCCGTTCAATTTACTGATCTCATAAATGCCATCGCTATAGATATAAAGGCAATTATAAGGTAAAACCTGACAGACGCCATTTTGAAAATCTGTATCCGGAAGCGCTCCTATTACTACGCCCGGGGTCCTAAGAGAATAGACTTGCGCTTGTGCGGCCGTTGTCCCTGTAACCAGCAAAGCAGGCGGATGCCCTCCACTGGCATAAAGAATTTGATGCGCTTCCCGGTCATATATTCCGTACCAAATGCTAAAAAACATATTATTATGTTTTTCCATTGGAAAAGCTAAATTAAGGGCTTTTAAAACGGAACCGGGATTCTTAAAATCGGCTCTAGGCAGATTTTGAGAACGGAGAAGATTGGCTACTGAAATGGAGAGTAAGGCCGCTCCTACTCCATGGCCGCAGACATCTAGCAAATACATGGCGAAATATCTATTATCAAGCCAATGATAACCAAAAGAGTCGCCCCCTAGCTGCGTAGAGGGAATAAAGCACCATTCCGCTTCAATCCCGTTCTTCAAAGGCGAGGGCAATAAAGACTTCACATAGGCGGCAGCTTCAGCCAATTCCCCCGTTAGAACCTTTTGGCTCTCTTCCATTCGCCTAAAAGCTTCATTACGCTCCAACAATCTAATATACGCCAGAGAATGATAGCGAATACGGGCAATCAACTCTAATTTATCGGGCAATTTGACAATATAATCATTGCTGCCCAAAGCAAAAGCCTCTGCTTTGATCTGAGGCTCCTCTTTTGTTGACAAAACAATAATAGGCACATCTTTTGTCGCAGGATTGGCCCGAAAATATTTTACTAGAGTCAGTCCGTTGCATTCCGGCATGACCAAATCCTGTAAAATAACTGTAGGATTGACTTTTGCAGCCATTTCCAAAGCTTTGCTAGGATCCGAGCAGTAATGAAAGATAATGTCTGGCTGCCCGTTTAACATGCGCCTAACGGCTTCAGCGATAATTAATTGATCATCAATTAAGAGCACAGTAATGGGAAAGGCCTGTAAAGGCGCAAGAAGGCTGCTGGACAATAATAGAGGAGAGTCATTGTTTATCATAGATCGTAAACATTTTTTTTGCGCCTAAATCAGGTTAATATCACAAGAAATAATTTTAAAGGATAGTAAAATTCCAAAGCTTAATTTTATAGGGGCTTTTAATACAGTCTCTAAAAGAGTGTATTAAAACCGCTAAGCGACCGGTTGCCCAATCAAATCATAGACAGCCTCTAGCAAGGTCGCATCATGAAAGCTACTTTTTGTTAAATAATAATCCGCACCGGCTTCAAGGCCTTTTACGCGATCCTCTTCGCCTTCCTTATAAGAGACGATCAGGACCGGCAAATTTTTCAAATGGGGATCTTTTTTAATGGCTTTCACAAGCTCAATGCCATCCATCCTCGGCATATCCACATCCGTAATTACCAAGTCATAGTGACCAATGCGAACTGCGTTCCATCCATCTATTCCATTGACAGCCGTTTCAACCTCATAGCCTTGATTTTGCAGAAGGCGGCATTCCACTTCGCGGACTGTCAAAGAATCGTCGACAATTAAAATGCGTTTAAGCTTTGGACGAGAGACGGGTTCGTTTGCATAGCTAACATTCGCCAGCCTTCCTCCGGATAATAGCAGGTCTATGGAGCGTACAATATCTTCTACATCGATAATCAATACAGGCATGCCGTTTTCCATCAATGCCCCTGCAATGATATCCGGCGTTTTCCCTAAGCGAGAATCTAATTCTTGAACAACAAGTTCCCTCTCTTCAATTAAGCGATCAACAATCAATCCATAGCAATTTTGCAAATCGTTTAAAATGATAATGGGCAGCCTCTTTAATGCAAGCCGCGGTTGATCGAGCTCTAGGACTTGCCAGGCAGAAATAAGGCCGATATTTTGGCCTTCATAACGAAAATAGGGGCGATTTTCAACGCTTTCGATTTCACCTGGATCAATAAAAATAGCCTTATCAATGCGCGCTAAAGGAAAAGCATAAATTTCTCCCGATATTTCCACTAAGAGGGCCCGGATAACAGACAGCGTCAAAGGGAGCTGAAGCTGAAAGCTTGTTCCTTTGCCAATAGTAGTGAAAGTTTTGACAATCCCGCCTACTTCTTGAACTGTGCTCCTTACCACATCTAATCCAATCCCCCGTCCGGAAATCTCTGTAACCTCTTTAGCTGTTGAGAATCCGGGCAGAAATAGAAAATCAATGACTTCTGAATCTTCTAAGCGACCAGCCATCTCATCGCTGATAAAATTCTTCTCTACGATCTTTTTTCTCAATTGTCTAATATCAATTCCTCGTCCATCATCTGTGACAATAATGACCAGTATTCCTCCTCGATGATGCGCCTCTAGTTTGATCACCCCTTCAGGCGGTTTGCCTGCAGCCAGCCGTTCTTGGGGAGGCTCGATGCCATGATCACACGCATTGCGCAAAAGATGGCTCAAAGGAGATTCCAACCTCTCTAAAATATCGCGATCAACCGGCGTGGATTGGCCGATAATCTCTAGCTTTATCTTTTTGCCAAGCTGCCTAGCAAGATCCCGAACCATGCGAGGAAATCCTTCCACGCCATCCCCAAAAGGCCTCATACGGCTATTTATCACTTCTTGATAAAGACGATCTGACAAGCTGGCATGCCGCCGTATAAAATTATCCAACTCGTCTAACCGATCAGTCAATTGATAGCGAATCTCATTAATTTCGTGTTGAATAGTTGTCAAGCTATCTTGAGCTTGATTGCTCAGTTCATTTTCCTTTAGATTCTGCCTGAGTTCATCTAAATGAGAGGAAAGTTTATTGTATTGCCTTTTCAATTTTTGCAATGAATTTTCAAAAGGGGACAACCAACGAGATTCAACTAAGGACTCTCCGGCCAATCCCATCAAGCGATTTAAACTTTGCGCATTGACACGCAAAATTCTATTTTGAGAAACCGTTGTAGGAAAAACCTTAATAACTTCTTGCTTTTTGGGCATCTCTTTAAGCGAAATTTGGGCTGTGGCAGCTATTTTAGCAGGCGCTTCTTTCTCTTTGGCTTGAATAATCTTTTTTTGCGGCTGCATGAGAGGCATTGCAAGGCTAGACACCTGCTTAATAAGGTTGGCTATGAGAGAATCTTGTTCTTTTAACCATTTATATAATTCGGATAAATTAATCTTAGACAGTCGGGTCAATAAATCAACCATTTGAAGCAAATAATCAATTCTTTCTACATCTAGCTCGATTTGCTGTTTTTGAATGCCCACAAAACAATCTTCCATTGCATGAGCCATTTGAATAATCGCACTCAAAGAAATGACTCGGGCCGCGCCTTTGATCGAATGGGCGGCGCGCATTAGCATCTCCAATAAGGAAGGATCCCTATGGCTTTCCAGTTCGAGTAATCCCTGATTAAGGGCTTTGCATTGAGTTTCTAGCTCCGTTCGAAATAAGTCAAACATGATCGGATCGATGGACAGCTCCTGTCCCTCTTCCTTTTCCTTTGCAGGCTTGCTCCCTTCTTGTCCTTCAATAGCCGTTTCGGCTGGAACCTCAACTTTATGTATAGCCTCTTCTTTAATAGGTCTGGGTTCTTCCTTAATTTCTACAGTAACTGGTGCAGGTTCAGCAGGAACCGGCCCTGTTTTTTCTTTTTGGCTATCGTCAGCTTGAAGCCTTGCCAATTTTTGGATAATTTCCTTAAAAATTTCCTTATGCTTCTGAATAAAGCCTTCCAATTTTTCAGGAGAGAGGTGAACCAAACCGGACAAAAGGTCCAGGGTATCGGACAAAACCTCTTGGCTTTGTTGGTTCCACTGGCCTTTGCCTTCTGTTAAGAAGGATAAATGGCGTTCCCACGCCTCCCCTATTTCAAGGAGAGAAGGGAATTGGATCACTTGGGCGATATGCTTAATTATACGCACAGTCTTTAGAAGTTCCAGAAGGGCCAAAGAGGAGCGCGGCTCTTCTCCGAGTACAATGATGAGACGGGAAAGCGTCTCAGTAATTGTTCGAAATTCTTGAAGAGAAATTTCGATTAACGGCTGATCTACCTCCTGCGATTGTCTTTCTTCTCTTAAAAGGGGTTCATTTGAAAACTTTTCCTTTAGTGCAGCTGCTCGCGAAGAGACTCTTTCATGGGTTTGGGCTGCCGTTCTAAGAGGAGAAGTCCAAGATTCAAAAGAGAAAAGATAATTATAGAAAAGGCGCTCCAATTTATCGCTATCGACTTCGGCCATCTGAATTAACTTAGCACTGACGATAGAGAGCATTTCCAAGTGCTCGGCCTTCATGCTCATTCCTTTTTGCATGGCCTTCAAATATTGGTCTAAGGCTCTCATGAAAGGAATCAAGCTATCAAGAAAAGTCGCTTCTATTAATGAAAGTAAGGCCTGTAAGCCCTGTATAGCCATTTCTATTGCCTCTGCCACTTGAGCATGATTATGGAAAGGCACTAAAATGTCTCTTAAATGATTTGCCAGGGCTTTCATTTCCCGTTGAATTTCTTTAAGCTTAGAATAATCTTCTAGCTTCACTATAAGCTCCTCTTTAAACTATAAAACAGTAACTCCTCATCGAGTAATCCAATGCTTTTATTCGCGATTGTCATAATGCCTTTCAAATAATTATTACTGGATTTTACAATATTGACCGGAACATTCCCAATAGATGATAAATACCAGTTATGAATACCTTCCACTTCATCTACAGGGACAATCCACACTTCATTATCTTTGGCAAGAGCGATCATTCTATCGCTCTGATAAGAATTGCGCTTTGGCTTAGTAATCGAAATATCTATCTCCAGTAGTCTATGCAAAGCCATACAAGGCTGCAGCTCTCCGCCCAGATTAGCCACCCCTAGCAAAATTTTTCCTGTCCGATGCGGAATACGGTGTATGGGACGGCTTGGCAATACTTCCTTAAAATAAATGGTATTCAATGCCAACCACTCTTGCCCTAAGCGGAAGACAACAACGGAAATCCTATCCTCTTGCTTTTTTACGTCCTCTTTTTTCCTTAATAAATCTGTCCATTCATGAATATAGCTTTCTATAGGCTGCCTTTCTAATAATGTGGAAGCAAGGCGGGCTTTATCCGATTTGTTAAGGGACAAATTAAGATCGGATCTACTCTCTTGGTTCATTTTACCCCTTGTTAAGCTACGCTGTTTCGTCGATTAGCCAATGAACGTCTATTCATTTTTTTCTATAGGAGAAAATAACTTCGCATCAGGGCCTTGTCTAATTGATGACGCGCCCTAGGTCTTATAAGCTTTCTGAGCTCTTTTACGAAAGCGTTCGGCTTTAGTCAGGTCGCCTTTTTTCTCATATAATAGAGCCAAGTATATTAATGCTTCATAATGAAGGGGCTTTAAATAGACAGTTTTATGAAAAAATTTCTCCGCCTCTCCCTCATTCCCCATTGCATGCTGGATTAATCCCAGCAAATAATAGACCTCTGTTTGAGCTCCATAAAGAGCGATATACTTCATGCAAAGATCGATAGACGTTTCAAAGCTTCCCTCATCAGCTAATTTTATCGCTTGCGCTAGGAGAGCCGCTTTATCTAATTCTTTTTTTTCTGTGTTTTTTAAATCTATTTTATCCTCAGCTTGAAAAGATAGAGGGGATACAAGATTAAATGGTCGCTCCCCTGTCTCCTTGCCTTTAAGCTTTGGTTGATCCTTTAATAAAACGGTATAATTTCTTTGCTCCTCTAAAGGAAACAGACCTTTTTCCTTCCAATGAAAGGCATTTGCCCTAGTAAAAGAAAGGGGGATAAAACCGGCACGCCGAGCGATTTGGGTTTCTACCGGTCCAACAAGCAAGATGCCATTTGGAATCAATAGATTTTGAAGAAAATCTAGCGTCCTTTTTTGCGCCTGTTCATCCAAATAAATTAATAAATTTCGACAAAAAATAAAGTGATAAGACTGAGGATTAAAAGGCATCCTGCTGCTTAGTATATTGCCCGAGTAGAAATGCACCTGCTCTTTAATAAAATTTCGAATGGCATATTGATTATTGATCTTATCGAAGTAGCGATCGCGAAAGCTCAAATCTTTTCCGCGAAAAGAATTTTTTCTATATAGCCCCATTTCGGCTTTGGCAAGCGCCTTCTTGCTAATATCCAGAGCATCGACCGAAAAAGCCCTCTTATTGATTCCGTGATCAAAAAGAGCCATCACAATTGAATAAGGCTCCTCTCCTGTTGAACAAGGAAGACTCATAATTTTGAAAAAAGACCATTCTTTTTCTTTCTCTTTAACAAAATGGACGAGAAAGTCGAAGCCGCTTTTATCGCGAAAGAACCACGTTTCCGGTACGATAATTAATTCAATTAATTCCTGCAGCTCGTGAGAAGATATTTTCAAGCGTTTATAATACTCTTCATAAGTAAGCAAGTTGCATAAAGTCATGCGTTCTTTCAACACCCATTC
The nucleotide sequence above comes from Candidatus Protochlamydia phocaeensis. Encoded proteins:
- a CDS encoding CheR family methyltransferase — translated: MSMASADFLNQIMQFVENKLGLKPQSLNLLTWEWVLKERMTLCNLLTYEEYYKRLKISSHELQELIELIIVPETWFFRDKSGFDFLVHFVKEKEKEWSFFKIMSLPCSTGEEPYSIVMALFDHGINKRAFSVDALDISKKALAKAEMGLYRKNSFRGKDLSFRDRYFDKINNQYAIRNFIKEQVHFYSGNILSSRMPFNPQSYHFIFCRNLLIYLDEQAQKRTLDFLQNLLIPNGILLVGPVETQIARRAGFIPLSFTRANAFHWKEKGLFPLEEQRNYTVLLKDQPKLKGKETGERPFNLVSPLSFQAEDKIDLKNTEKKELDKAALLAQAIKLADEGSFETSIDLCMKYIALYGAQTEVYYLLGLIQHAMGNEGEAEKFFHKTVYLKPLHYEALIYLALLYEKKGDLTKAERFRKRAQKAYKT
- a CDS encoding chemotaxis protein CheW, producing the protein MNQESRSDLNLSLNKSDKARLASTLLERQPIESYIHEWTDLLRKKEDVKKQEDRISVVVFRLGQEWLALNTIYFKEVLPSRPIHRIPHRTGKILLGVANLGGELQPCMALHRLLEIDISITKPKRNSYQSDRMIALAKDNEVWIVPVDEVEGIHNWYLSSIGNVPVNIVKSSNNYLKGIMTIANKSIGLLDEELLFYSLKRSL
- a CDS encoding hybrid sensor histidine kinase/response regulator, whose protein sequence is MKLEDYSKLKEIQREMKALANHLRDILVPFHNHAQVAEAIEMAIQGLQALLSLIEATFLDSLIPFMRALDQYLKAMQKGMSMKAEHLEMLSIVSAKLIQMAEVDSDKLERLFYNYLFSFESWTSPLRTAAQTHERVSSRAAALKEKFSNEPLLREERQSQEVDQPLIEISLQEFRTITETLSRLIIVLGEEPRSSLALLELLKTVRIIKHIAQVIQFPSLLEIGEAWERHLSFLTEGKGQWNQQSQEVLSDTLDLLSGLVHLSPEKLEGFIQKHKEIFKEIIQKLARLQADDSQKEKTGPVPAEPAPVTVEIKEEPRPIKEEAIHKVEVPAETAIEGQEGSKPAKEKEEGQELSIDPIMFDLFRTELETQCKALNQGLLELESHRDPSLLEMLMRAAHSIKGAARVISLSAIIQMAHAMEDCFVGIQKQQIELDVERIDYLLQMVDLLTRLSKINLSELYKWLKEQDSLIANLIKQVSSLAMPLMQPQKKIIQAKEKEAPAKIAATAQISLKEMPKKQEVIKVFPTTVSQNRILRVNAQSLNRLMGLAGESLVESRWLSPFENSLQKLKRQYNKLSSHLDELRQNLKENELSNQAQDSLTTIQHEINEIRYQLTDRLDELDNFIRRHASLSDRLYQEVINSRMRPFGDGVEGFPRMVRDLARQLGKKIKLEIIGQSTPVDRDILERLESPLSHLLRNACDHGIEPPQERLAAGKPPEGVIKLEAHHRGGILVIIVTDDGRGIDIRQLRKKIVEKNFISDEMAGRLEDSEVIDFLFLPGFSTAKEVTEISGRGIGLDVVRSTVQEVGGIVKTFTTIGKGTSFQLQLPLTLSVIRALLVEISGEIYAFPLARIDKAIFIDPGEIESVENRPYFRYEGQNIGLISAWQVLELDQPRLALKRLPIIILNDLQNCYGLIVDRLIEERELVVQELDSRLGKTPDIIAGALMENGMPVLIIDVEDIVRSIDLLLSGGRLANVSYANEPVSRPKLKRILIVDDSLTVREVECRLLQNQGYEVETAVNGIDGWNAVRIGHYDLVITDVDMPRMDGIELVKAIKKDPHLKNLPVLIVSYKEGEEDRVKGLEAGADYYLTKSSFHDATLLEAVYDLIGQPVA
- a CDS encoding SpoIIE family protein phosphatase, giving the protein MINNDSPLLLSSSLLAPLQAFPITVLLIDDQLIIAEAVRRMLNGQPDIIFHYCSDPSKALEMAAKVNPTVILQDLVMPECNGLTLVKYFRANPATKDVPIIVLSTKEEPQIKAEAFALGSNDYIVKLPDKLELIARIRYHSLAYIRLLERNEAFRRMEESQKVLTGELAEAAAYVKSLLPSPLKNGIEAEWCFIPSTQLGGDSFGYHWLDNRYFAMYLLDVCGHGVGAALLSISVANLLRSQNLPRADFKNPGSVLKALNLAFPMEKHNNMFFSIWYGIYDREAHQILYASGGHPPALLVTGTTAAQAQVYSLRTPGVVIGALPDTDFQNGVCQVLPYNCLYIYSDGIYEISKLNGAMLEMQEFIDLAVKSLSFKGKELEWLVHSSQQIQGKDIFADDVSILKINFKL
- a CDS encoding exopolysaccharide biosynthesis protein — protein: MNPLIGSLNALLAQANGRDIRVKSLLGALSGKGQPALLIIFSLPFCQPIPIPGVSTAFGLILSLIGFHMSLGRKMWLPNWLLEKELSYSFLKKVIVLSTTLINKLRFLVSTRMVWLVNSPVLSILHGLVISILSVLLALPIPIPLGNMFTASPILVFGLAILEEDGLAIMLAYALTVLSFLLLALAIWIGEEGIVALWPSLTASS
- a CDS encoding methionyl aminopeptidase; translation: MGRNDPCWCGSGQKWKKCHFPQPDPKAKLSSLSSDIRSEYFKKYRILIKDKKQIDGIRASCQLASRILDATCALAKEGVTTLELNDYAHRLHQEAGAIPAPLHYGHPPFPKSICTSLNDVICHGIPDSTPLKEGDILNIDITCILNGYYGDCSRMVTIGRISEEKQLVVDVSYECLMRAISLLKPGIPLFQIGEVIETYAHSKGCSVVNQFVGHGVGVEFHEGPQVPHHRNSNSLLLVPGMTFTIEPMINAGVRDAVIDPYDHWTARTKDGKPSAQWEHTLLITEEGYEILTAWKR